The Pseudomonas sp. Marseille-Q3773 DNA window CGAGTCCTCGTCGAGGATGGGGTTGGTGTTGTTGATGTGGATAAGCACCTTGCGCTGGCGCGGGAAGCCCTCAAGTACCTCCAGCATGCCGCCAGGGCCGTTCTGAGCCAGGTGGCCCATTTCACGCCCGGTACGGGTGCCCACGCCACGCCGTTGCATCTCGTCATCTTCCCACAGGGTGCCGTCGACCAGCAGGCAGTCGGCGCCGTCCATCATCTTCAGCAACTTGTCGTCCACCTGGCCCAGGCCTGGGGCGTAGAACAGCTTGCCGCCGGTGCGGGTGTCCTCGACCAGCAAGCCAAGGTTGTCGCCCGGGTGCGGGTCGAAGCGGTGCGGCGAATACGGCGGCGCGGCGCTACGCAGGGGAAACGGGGTGAAGCGCAAGTTGGGGCAGGCATCGATCACGAAGCTGCCTTGCAGTTCGATGCGGTTCCACTGCAGGCCGCCGTTCCAGTGGCTGAGCATGTTGAACAGCGGGAAACCGGTGGTCAGGTCCTGGTGGACCATGTCGGTACACCATACCTGGTGCGGGCAGCCTTCGCGCAGGCTGAGCAGGCCGGTGGTGTGGTCGATCTGGCTGTCCAGCAGCACGATGGCATTGATGCCGGTATCGCGCAGGGCACGGGCCGGCTGCATCGGCGCAAAGGCCTGGAGCTGGGCGCGAATATCGGGCGAGGCATTGCACAGCACCCAGTGCACGCCGTCGTCGGACAGGGCGATCGACGACTGGGTGCGCGCCGTGGCCCGCAAGGTGCCGTCACGGTAGCCCTTGCAATTGACGCAGTTGCAGTTCCACTGAGGGAACCCGCCACCGGCGGCGGAACCGAGAACCTGGATATACATGGCCACTCTCTATGCAGAAAACCGTAGCGAATAAACGAAAACGCCCCGGCAGGCCGAGGCGTTGAACCGTAAGCCAGGCTTAGCGGTTGGCGAAGTACATGGTGACTTCGAAGCCGATGCGAAGATCAGTGTAAGCAGGTTTGGTCCACATGGAATTACTCCTTCCGGATGAGGGTTGGGTTTGTCAGCTAATACTAGGGTACCGCCATGGGCTGGAGGTTCCCTTGGATTGGGATTGCGCTATCTTACAAGAAATAGGTGTACCGAAAGGTTAATTATTAAGAAAAGTGCCCTTGCAGTTCGCGTAATAATCACATGGTTGCGGTCAGCCAGGCGCCGTCTGGCGCGGCGGCATTGGCCAGGCACAGCCACTGACTGTCGCTGTCGGACAGGTAGCCCAGCAGGTACTCGAGGTCCGCCTGTTGCGTGCCCAGAATCGCCCCGCGCAGCGCATCCAGCCCCCCAGCTTGCGTAGCCAGGTATGTCTGCCATGCCCATTCGGCAACTTCCTCGTTGGCCATCGCGGGTTCCGCGAATTGCCCGGCCAGTGCCTGACGAGCGGCAGGGTCGAGTGCAACGCCCTGGCGTAGCAAGGTGAACAGGTGGTCGAGTACCTGTGCCTGGCTGGCGTGCGGCGACTGCACGCCGAACAGCAGGCCGCCGAGCCCTTCGACCTGACGAAAGGCACTAAATACCGCATAGCCGAGTTGCAGTTCTACCCGCAGTCGTTGATAGACCGGCCCTTGCAGCAATTGGGCGAGCAGGCGGCCAGCGGCTTCCAACGCCGGCGGCAATGGGCAGAACAGCAGCAGGGCGTGTTCACTGCCAGGGACGTCGACCTGCTGCCAGCGGTGGCTGGCCCAGGCCGGCAGCGGGCCAGGCGCCGTGGCTTTACCAGGGCAATGTTGCAACGCCGCTGCCAAGGCATTCAGGGCGCTATCGTCGAAGCCAACCGCCAGGCCGTACCAGCGTGCGTTGTGCCAGAGGCTGTCGAGCTGAGGCCGCGCCAGCGTGGCGGGTAGAACAGGCGCAGGCAAGGCGCCCAGCACGCAATTCGGCAGTTGTTTGAGCAAGGCCCTGATCGGTATCAGCGGCGGAGGCGGGGGCGAAGGGGTGAGCCAGCTATCGTCCGGTGGCTCTACCAGCAGCATCAAAGCCTGTTCCAGGGTCCGCAGTACCGCAGCCGGCAGCCCGGCGCAGCGCAATTGCCAATACTCGCCAGCGGCGCTCAACTGCAACTGTACCGACGCCCGCGCGCAGCGCTCCTGCAGGGGCTGCAAGGCGCGTTCGAGCACCGCGTACAGCGGCTGGCGCGAGGGGGCCGGGACCTGCCAGCGCAGGTACAGCGTCGCGTACTGACGGGTGGCCGGCAGCTGGTCGCTGATCTTCAGGGCTGCTGGCAATGGTTGCGGCCTGGCAGCAGGCAGGTCGGCCGCCAGCAAGGGCTCTACAGCGGGCAAATGCCAATGCCCATGTACGCAGCTCGGCAGGCCCGCCAGCAGGGTACGGAAGGCCTGCAGGGTTGTTGTATCCAGGCCGCTGAATGGCAGGCAGGCAGTGTCCCGGCGGGCCAGCTCAAGCGCGCTGGCGGTGCGTTCGCGGCTTTGCTGCAGCAAGGCGAACTCTGTGTTCAATTGCTCGGCTTCGGCCTGGCGGAGGAAGCCGAACCATCCTTGCAGCAGGGCATCCACCTCTTCCCGGCACGCGTCCTCGGTAAGCTGCAGGTCGATATGCCACAACAATTGCCCGGCGTATGCATACAACGCCTCGGCCTTGAAACCTTGCAGCCAGCCGTGTTGGCGAAGCGCAGCCAGCCAGGTGCCCGGGCGGCTGTCGCCAAGGCAACTGATCAGCAGCTCCAGGGCTTGCTCGGCACCCGCCGGCAGGTGCGTGTGGCTGAATACGCGCGGCAGGGTCGCCGTGGCCAGCGGCGGTGGCAGGGCCTGAGGTACCCGTTCACCCGTTGTGAACTGCGCGGCATGCTGCCGGCCGAGCATTTCCAGTTCGTCCAGCGGCTGTGGACCGCACAGGCTCAAGGTAATCTGGCCGCCCTGGTAAAAGCGTTGATGAAAGCCCTGCAACGCCTGCTGGAAGGCCGGGTCGTGCAAGGCCAGGGTGTACCGGTTGCCGGCATGGAAAGCGCTTAGTGGATGGCCCGGCGCTGCGGCCTGCAACAAGGCGAACTGCTGCTGGGCCTGCGGGTTGCGCGACCAGGCAATGAACTCGGCGTGGATCACTTCACGCTCGCGGCGTTGGCGCTCGATGCCCAGGTCCGGTTCGGCGAGCATCTGGCACAAGCGCTCGAGCCCGCCCGCCAGGGCACTGGGCGGCACCTCGAAGAAAAAGTCGGTGGTGCGTTCCCGGGTGCTGGCATTGACCTGGCCACCCAGCGCCTGCACGTAGCGCATCAGGCCGTCTTCAAGCGGGAAGCGTGGGGTGCCGAGGAAGAACAGGTGTTCCAGAAAATGCGCAAGGCCGGGCCATTTGCCCGGGGCATCGTGACTGCCCGCGTGCACCCGCAGGGCAGCGGCCGAACGCTTCAGGCGCGGGGCGTGGCGCAGGGTCAGCTGCAGGCCGCTGGCGAGGGTCAGGTGGCGGATGGCGTCAGGCATGGGGGCTCCGTTTGCTGCATGCCATGCTAACCCATTTGTTGGCAGGCTCGGCCTCTTCGCGGGGTTCCCCCCGCGAAAAGACCATCAACCTTTGCGCAGATGCAGCTCCTGGCGCAGATCGGTCAGGTAGGGAAATGCCGCCCGACCCTGTACCACCCGCTCGTGCTCGAGTTCGGCCAGCAACTGGCACTCGTCATGCCCGGCCATCGCCAGCAGGCTGCCATCGGGGCCGATGATGCTGCTCTGTCCGCAATACTGGATCTCGCCTTCCGCACCGCAGTAGTTGGCATACACCAGGTAGCACTGGTTCTCCTGTGCCCGCGCCCGCACGGTCACCTGGCAGACAAAGTCGTACGGCGTCATGTTCGCCGTCGGCACCAGGATCAGCTCGGCGCCGTCCAGCGCCAGACGGCGGGCATTCTCCGGGAACTCGATGTCGTAGCAGATCAGCAGGCCGACCTTCCAACCCTCCAGCTCCACCACGGGGAAGTGGTCGGGGCCTGCGCTGAACATCGAGCGGTCCAGTTCACCGAACAGGTGGGTCTTGCGGTAGTTGCCCAGGCTGCGCCCCTGGGCATCGATCAGTTGCACGCTGTTGTAGATCGCGCCGTCATCGCCGCGCTCCGGGTAGCCATAGACGATGGCGATGCGGTGCGCCTGGGCGATCTCCACCACCTCCAGGGCTGCTGGGCCATCGTCGGCCTCGGCCAGGCGTTCGACCTGGGCCAGGCCGATGTTGTAGCCGGTCAGGAACATTTCCGGACACACCAGCAACCGCGCGCCGCGCTCGGCCGCCAGTTGCGCCTGGTGGCGCAAGCGTTGCAGGTTGCCGGGCACGTCCAGTGGCTTGGGCGCGCCCTGGAACAGAGCGATGCGCATGCTGCCTCCTTGTCTCAGTCCGCCAGGGCGATCGGGCCGATTTCGTTGAACACGTCGCCTGGGCCAGGGTTTTCCGGGTGGGTGCGACCACCAAAGTGGTTCATGATACCCCACACCGCATTCAGTGAGGTCTGCACAGCGCCTTCGACCCAGGCAGGGGTCCAGGACACGTCGTCACCGGCGATGAAGATGCCACGCTGCTCGGCAGGCATGTCTTGCTGCATGAAGTGCGCATACATGCGCTGGTTGTAGCGGTAGTGGCCGGGCAGCGCGCCCTTGAAGGCGCCGAGGAAGTACGGGTCGGCTTCCCAGGAAACGGTGATCGGGTCGCCGATGATATGCCCGGCGATGTCGGTCTTCGGGTAGATCTTCTTCAACGCGTCCAGGGCCAGCTGCACGCGTTTTTCCACCGGGTGCGGCAACATCTTCAGGGCGTCGCTCATCCAGGCGTAGGACAGGCAGATCACCCCCGGCTTGTCGTCGCCGTTGTCGAACAGGTAGGTACCGCGGGTGAGACGATCGGTGAGGGTCATGCTCATCAGGTCGCGGCCGGTTTCCGGGTCCTTGTCCTTCCAGAATGGCCGGTCGACCATGACGAAAGTCTTCGACGACTGCATGTAGCGGGTGCGGTCCAGGGCCATCCACATCTTTTGCGAGAACAGCGATTCCTCGCAGTCGATCTGGGTGGTCAGCAGCCAAGTCTGGCAGGTGGCGAGCACGGCGCTGTAGTGCCGCGTGTCGCCCCAGTTGTCGGTGACCGCCAGGCGGCCATCGGCAGCGCGGGCGATGCGTTTGACCCCGGTACGCGGCGCGCCGCCATGCAGCGAACTCAGGCTGGTGCCCTCGGGCCAGTGCACGCAACGTTCCGGCACATGGCGCCAGATGCCTTGCGGCACCTGCTCGACCCCGCCGACCACCAGGTGCTGGTGGTCGTCGCAATTGGTCATGACCACGCGGAAGATTTCCAGCATCGAGTTGGGGAAGTCCGAGTCCCAGCCGCCGGTGCCGAAGCCGACCTGGCCGAACACTTCACGGTGCTGGAAGCTCAGCTTGGCGAACGAGCGCGAGGTGGCCACGAAGTCGTAGAAGGTGCGGTCGTCCCACAGCGGTACCAGTTTGTTCCACAGTTCTTTCAGGCGCGGTACGTCACGGTCCCGGATGGCTTGCTGGATGTCGGCGAACTGCGCACCGCTTTCCAGCGCGTCGGCCCAGGCGTCGGCCACCTCCTGGAACAGCTTGGGCAGGTCGCCGGGGTTTTCGGCGTAGTAGGTCTGGCCTTCCAGGTCGATCACGGTGCTGCCCGAGGCCGGGGTCAGCGGGTTGGGGAAGGGCTTGGTTTCCAGGCCCAGCTTGTCCACATAGTGGTAGAAGGCGGTGGACGATACCGGGAAGCGCATGCCACCCAGTTCGGCGACGACCCCATCGGTACCGTTGAAGGCCTGCGAGCGCAGCCGGCCACCCAGTTTGGAGGCCTCGTACACCACCGGCTTGAGGCCCAGCTTCATCAGCTCGTAGGCCGCCACCAGCCCGGCGATACCGGCGCCCACGATGGCCACTTCCTCACCGTGGCGCTCGGCCGGGATGCTGCCCAGGCCTGCGGGGTGTTCCAGCCAGTCGTCGAAGGCGAAGGGGAAGTCCGGGCCGAAAATGGTGATGGGCTTTTTGCCGTCGGCGGGGTGGCGGTTTTTCTTGTTCATGGAAGTGACCTTGCCAGAGGGGCTGCGCCGGGAGCGGAGCCTGAGTATAGGAGATGCCTGGGGCCATTTTAGGGAGTGGGGTGTTCGTTATTAAGGTGCATAGTGTTGTCCAAATGTCAGTTATTTCGTCTATATGACTGACAAATGATCATTTAAGACGAATCAGTTGAATGCCTTCCCAAGGCAGACGCCTTCCCTGTCGGCTTTGAATCGAGGGTGATCAGCCATTTCCTACACCCGGGCGGTGCTTTAAAGAATTACCCTACGCCCGCTATAGCCTCGGTCTGGCTGCGTAGGAAACGCCTCATCGTTAACTTCACTGGGTCGCCGCACATCCGGCGATCGGGCGTGAGAACCCGCTGACCATTCTGGAGGCGCACTGCTATGGCAGCTGTGCGCGGGCAGGCTTTGCCTGGCCGGGATATGCCTCCAAGTTCGCCGGTTCTCACCTCGTGCATGGCTGCCACCCAATTCCCGTGAGAAGGATGCGATTGGCCGCCACCCATCCTAGGTGTTCTGGAGGCTATACCATGACCAACCGCTTGCCCGACCAACCCGAAAAACTGAAACCCACCGCCGAAAAAACCTTCTGCGACTGCGAATCCAGCCACCCATCGCTGTTCGCCATCCGCCCCGGCATCGACGCCGCAGACGCCCTGGTCCACGCTTGTCTTCTGGCCCGTGGCCTCAACCAGATCGCCAGCGACTACGCCCAGCACCATGCCCCCGAGCACAGCCGTGACAGGGTCTGGTCGATGCAGCATTGCGCCGAAAGCCTCTCGGCAATCCTGGAGGGCCTGCTCGACGGCCAGGAGGCCTGACCGCCAGCTGGCTCAGAGCGGCTGCCCGCGGTCCACCTTGCTGCTGAGGATGATCGACGTGGTGGTCTTCTCCACCCCGTCGAGACTGCCGATCTGGTCGAGCAACTGGTCCAGCTGTTCGGGCGAGTCGGTACGCAACCAGGCCACATAGTCGAACTCGCCGCTTACCGCACACAGCTGCTGCACCTGCCCCATGGCACTCAGGCGCCGCACCACCTCCTTGCCCGAGCGCGGCTGCACCTTGATACCCACATACGCCTGCAGCCCGCCGCCCAACACCCGCTGGCCCAGGCGCACACCATAGCCGGAGATGACCTTGTTCTTCTCCAGCCGCTCCAGGCGCGAGTTGACGGTAGTGCGGGCGATACCCAGCTGGCGGGCGAGGGTGGCGACGCTTTCGCGGGCGTTGATCTGCAGCAGGGCGATCAGCTGGCGATCGATTTCATCCAGCGTGATGGAGCGGGAATCCGGCATGGCAAGTCTCTACGGTTGGCCTGCTAGCCTAGCCAGCCCTTGGCGATGAGGGCAAGGGCAGGCTTGTGTTGGCAAGATGCTGCGCGGCAGCAGGTGAGGCGTCGGGAGGTGTGAGTCAGGTGTTGGGGGTTTGGCCATCCGCACTTGCAGAAACCGAAGCGACGGCGCCCTTGAGGAACGTCAGCAGTCCAGGATGGAGCCAGGTGCCGATGCGCAACTCTGGCTCCGACTCCTCGGCCCGTCGCATAGCCTGGAGGGCAGCGTCGTCCAGCGCGAGCTTGCGGCGCATGTCCAGCCACGACCTGGCGATAGCCTGTACGTCGGCGTTCGTGGTCGGACAACGAGCCTTGCGCAGGGCTTCCAACCTATCCAGCAGGCGCGGCCACTCGCGCATGACGTCGATGTAGGTGCGTCGCAGATGTCTATAGGCGTTGGCAGCCAGGTGCTTGCGATAAACCAGCAGGCGGTGCTCACAGAACGCACTGAGGATGTACTCCGCAAGTTGTGGAGAAAAACCTGTATTAGCCAGGTCGGCACTTTGCGAAGTCAGCAGATTATCGACGCGCACGAACATTCCGGCGTTTGACTGCGTGTCCTTTTCCAACAGCGCCATCCAGTCGCGCGCGGCATGACGAGCAACCGATGCGCGTGGTGACACGCCCTTTGCAAGCAAAGCGCGAAGGCCATCAACCCGCCCCTGCCAGGCAGCCGCAAATTTTCCGTTGCTTCCCAGCAAAGGCAAACTGAGGTCGTCCTCGTTGAGGTGTTGGCGATAGCACGCCAGGGCTTCCAGCGTGCTCAGGCAAGCCGCCTCAGACGGTTCCTCTTCAAGTATTGCGCGCTGTAGACGTTCCAGGCTGGCGCGAAGCTTCTGCTGACGTGTTATTTCCGCATCGACACGGGCCAACTGCGCAGCGAGAACCGCTGGAGTTGAAAGCACGCCTCCCTCAAGGGTGTGGCGAATTTCATCCAGAGGAATGCCCAGCTCGCGAAGCACTAGGATCTTGCCGAGCCTTTGGATGTCTGCCGCGCCATAAAGTCGATAGCCGGCGTCAGAACGAACGGACGGTTTGAGCAGCCCAAGGCTGTCATAGTGGTGCAGGGTGCGTACCGAGAGCCCCGACCGCCTGGCAAGTTCGCCGACTTTAAGCCGCACAGCAATGTCTCCTCCTATAACCCGGTTGCGAATGTACGTTAACCGACGGTGGCCCTGTACAGGCGCAAACCGCCATCCAATGTCTGCAGGCCGTCTCGCCGGCGCATGAAGTAGCGAGCGTTGATGGCTTCGGCATCCAGGCATTCCACCTCGCAGAACCCACTGCAAAGGAGCGTCGCCTTCAGTTCGGCGGGGTCAAACGCGCTTAGCCAAGGCTCGCCTGCGGCCGCGAATGAGCGTGCAGCCATATCGTCCATCCATTGCTCGACCGGTGACAGCAAACCGCGCGTAACGCGCGCATCGAACACAATCTCGCTCTGGGACGGATAAAGGGCAACCTGGCGGACCATTGCCAAAGCGACGGACGTTTCCAGGTAGGGAAGTACGCCCAGGCAGCTGAAAAAGGTCGGGCGTTCCGGGTCGATTCCATGCTTATCGAGCACTGCTGGCAAAGAAACTTCAGCAAGGTCTGCGGTAACGAAGGCGACGTTGGACGGGATCGCGACACCGCTCTCCTGCAAACGCTCCAGTTTCCATTGTTGGGTCTCTGCCTGATCCAGCTCAATGCATCTGACGCTGTCGGGAAGGCGGAGCGACAGCGTGTCCAGGCCGGCACCGAGGATCACGACCTGGCGAAGCCCAGCGTTTATGGCAAGGGCCACTCGGTCTTCTACCAGCTTGCTGCGTGCGACCACTGCCGCGCGCAGCGTACGGAGCATTGGCGCATTGTAGGCATAAGGGTCGACGACCGTTTGCCGTGCCAGGCTGCTGCCCAGTACGTCGAACGCGTGCCTGTCCTGCAATAGCGTAGGTTCATCAAGAAGTTGGTGGACCGCACGCGCAAGGGCCATGGTAAGCGCTGACCGGCGGCGAGGAATACCCTCGAGAAGGGGTTGCTGTTTCATCATTGTCGTTACATCCCATCACGTCTGGTTGACCATACGCATGGTCAAGCCTCCCGTAGCGTGAGGGTCAAGTCTGCTTACGCTTATGTTGGTGCGGGGGCCATTGTTTTACGGCCTGATGAAGCAGTGCGGCAGTGGAGTGCGCTTCAACTGCTCAGCGTGTTATTTGATAGCGTGTGCTGCGCCCGCCACCGGGCAGCCGTTCGATACAGCCCTTTTCCAGCAAGTCGCTCAGGTGACGGGTCGCGGTGGCTTTGGATACCTTGGCCACCGCTTGGTACTGAGCGGCGCTGATGCCATCTTCAAAGCCACGTTCTCCGCCGTCCAGCAGGCGATTGAGCACTTTGATCTGCTCTACCGACAACGCCTGGCTGCGATGCGCCTGCCAGAAGCGTGCCTTGGCCAGCACGCGGTCAATACGGGCAAGGGCCTGTTCCAGGCTTTTGAGCAACGTCGCGAGGAACCATTGCAGCCAGGCGGTGATGTCCAGGGAGCCTTTCTGGCTCGCCTCGAGGATGCGGTAGTAACCGGTGCGGTCATCGAGGATGCTTGCGGACATGGCGTAAAAGCGGATGGCCTGCT harbors:
- the pqqB gene encoding pyrroloquinoline quinone biosynthesis protein PqqB → MYIQVLGSAAGGGFPQWNCNCVNCKGYRDGTLRATARTQSSIALSDDGVHWVLCNASPDIRAQLQAFAPMQPARALRDTGINAIVLLDSQIDHTTGLLSLREGCPHQVWCTDMVHQDLTTGFPLFNMLSHWNGGLQWNRIELQGSFVIDACPNLRFTPFPLRSAAPPYSPHRFDPHPGDNLGLLVEDTRTGGKLFYAPGLGQVDDKLLKMMDGADCLLVDGTLWEDDEMQRRGVGTRTGREMGHLAQNGPGGMLEVLEGFPRQRKVLIHINNTNPILDEDSPERAEVLRRGVEVAFDGMSIEL
- the pqqA gene encoding pyrroloquinoline quinone precursor peptide PqqA, giving the protein MWTKPAYTDLRIGFEVTMYFANR
- the pqqF gene encoding pyrroloquinoline quinone biosynthesis protein PqqF translates to MPDAIRHLTLASGLQLTLRHAPRLKRSAAALRVHAGSHDAPGKWPGLAHFLEHLFFLGTPRFPLEDGLMRYVQALGGQVNASTRERTTDFFFEVPPSALAGGLERLCQMLAEPDLGIERQRREREVIHAEFIAWSRNPQAQQQFALLQAAAPGHPLSAFHAGNRYTLALHDPAFQQALQGFHQRFYQGGQITLSLCGPQPLDELEMLGRQHAAQFTTGERVPQALPPPLATATLPRVFSHTHLPAGAEQALELLISCLGDSRPGTWLAALRQHGWLQGFKAEALYAYAGQLLWHIDLQLTEDACREEVDALLQGWFGFLRQAEAEQLNTEFALLQQSRERTASALELARRDTACLPFSGLDTTTLQAFRTLLAGLPSCVHGHWHLPAVEPLLAADLPAARPQPLPAALKISDQLPATRQYATLYLRWQVPAPSRQPLYAVLERALQPLQERCARASVQLQLSAAGEYWQLRCAGLPAAVLRTLEQALMLLVEPPDDSWLTPSPPPPPLIPIRALLKQLPNCVLGALPAPVLPATLARPQLDSLWHNARWYGLAVGFDDSALNALAAALQHCPGKATAPGPLPAWASHRWQQVDVPGSEHALLLFCPLPPALEAAGRLLAQLLQGPVYQRLRVELQLGYAVFSAFRQVEGLGGLLFGVQSPHASQAQVLDHLFTLLRQGVALDPAARQALAGQFAEPAMANEEVAEWAWQTYLATQAGGLDALRGAILGTQQADLEYLLGYLSDSDSQWLCLANAAAPDGAWLTATM
- a CDS encoding carbon-nitrogen hydrolase family protein is translated as MRIALFQGAPKPLDVPGNLQRLRHQAQLAAERGARLLVCPEMFLTGYNIGLAQVERLAEADDGPAALEVVEIAQAHRIAIVYGYPERGDDGAIYNSVQLIDAQGRSLGNYRKTHLFGELDRSMFSAGPDHFPVVELEGWKVGLLICYDIEFPENARRLALDGAELILVPTANMTPYDFVCQVTVRARAQENQCYLVYANYCGAEGEIQYCGQSSIIGPDGSLLAMAGHDECQLLAELEHERVVQGRAAFPYLTDLRQELHLRKG
- a CDS encoding NAD(P)/FAD-dependent oxidoreductase, coding for MNKKNRHPADGKKPITIFGPDFPFAFDDWLEHPAGLGSIPAERHGEEVAIVGAGIAGLVAAYELMKLGLKPVVYEASKLGGRLRSQAFNGTDGVVAELGGMRFPVSSTAFYHYVDKLGLETKPFPNPLTPASGSTVIDLEGQTYYAENPGDLPKLFQEVADAWADALESGAQFADIQQAIRDRDVPRLKELWNKLVPLWDDRTFYDFVATSRSFAKLSFQHREVFGQVGFGTGGWDSDFPNSMLEIFRVVMTNCDDHQHLVVGGVEQVPQGIWRHVPERCVHWPEGTSLSSLHGGAPRTGVKRIARAADGRLAVTDNWGDTRHYSAVLATCQTWLLTTQIDCEESLFSQKMWMALDRTRYMQSSKTFVMVDRPFWKDKDPETGRDLMSMTLTDRLTRGTYLFDNGDDKPGVICLSYAWMSDALKMLPHPVEKRVQLALDALKKIYPKTDIAGHIIGDPITVSWEADPYFLGAFKGALPGHYRYNQRMYAHFMQQDMPAEQRGIFIAGDDVSWTPAWVEGAVQTSLNAVWGIMNHFGGRTHPENPGPGDVFNEIGPIALAD
- a CDS encoding Lrp/AsnC family transcriptional regulator; the encoded protein is MPDSRSITLDEIDRQLIALLQINARESVATLARQLGIARTTVNSRLERLEKNKVISGYGVRLGQRVLGGGLQAYVGIKVQPRSGKEVVRRLSAMGQVQQLCAVSGEFDYVAWLRTDSPEQLDQLLDQIGSLDGVEKTTTSIILSSKVDRGQPL
- a CDS encoding MerR family transcriptional regulator, whose protein sequence is MRLKVGELARRSGLSVRTLHHYDSLGLLKPSVRSDAGYRLYGAADIQRLGKILVLRELGIPLDEIRHTLEGGVLSTPAVLAAQLARVDAEITRQQKLRASLERLQRAILEEEPSEAACLSTLEALACYRQHLNEDDLSLPLLGSNGKFAAAWQGRVDGLRALLAKGVSPRASVARHAARDWMALLEKDTQSNAGMFVRVDNLLTSQSADLANTGFSPQLAEYILSAFCEHRLLVYRKHLAANAYRHLRRTYIDVMREWPRLLDRLEALRKARCPTTNADVQAIARSWLDMRRKLALDDAALQAMRRAEESEPELRIGTWLHPGLLTFLKGAVASVSASADGQTPNT
- a CDS encoding SAM-dependent methyltransferase, encoding MMKQQPLLEGIPRRRSALTMALARAVHQLLDEPTLLQDRHAFDVLGSSLARQTVVDPYAYNAPMLRTLRAAVVARSKLVEDRVALAINAGLRQVVILGAGLDTLSLRLPDSVRCIELDQAETQQWKLERLQESGVAIPSNVAFVTADLAEVSLPAVLDKHGIDPERPTFFSCLGVLPYLETSVALAMVRQVALYPSQSEIVFDARVTRGLLSPVEQWMDDMAARSFAAAGEPWLSAFDPAELKATLLCSGFCEVECLDAEAINARYFMRRRDGLQTLDGGLRLYRATVG